Proteins from one Triticum aestivum cultivar Chinese Spring chromosome 7A, IWGSC CS RefSeq v2.1, whole genome shotgun sequence genomic window:
- the LOC123147458 gene encoding N-acetyl-D-glucosamine kinase isoform X2: MGGYENGDSPAAAAWEGGVILGVDGGTTSTVCVCLPAAMPPPEAPGSVAVLSRAIAGCSNRNSIGENAALETLEQVMMQALTMANTDRSAVVAVCLSVSGVNHPSDQQRMLDWICNLFPRNAKFYVENDAVAALASGTMGKLHGCVLIAGTGSIAYGVTEDGKVARAAGAGPVLGDWGRWAYADPSWARIAALVPVVVSAAEDGDKVANTILHDAVQELAESVVAVVRRLTLCGEDGKDQFPLVLVGGVLEGNKKWDISGEVIKCISKVFPGVCPIRPEVEPAIGAALLASSHLRKESKLQNGS, encoded by the exons ATGGGCGGCTACGAGAACGGTGACTCGCCGGCGGCCGCCGCCTGGGAGGGCGGCGTGATCCTGGGCGTGGACGGAGGCACCACCAGCACCGTCTGCGTCTGCCTGCCGGCCGCAATGCCACCACCGGAGGCGCCCGGCTCCGTCGCCGTGCTCTCCCGCGCCATCGCCGGCTGCTCCAACCGTAATTCCATCGGAG AAAACGCTGCACTGGAAACTCTAGAACAGGTCATGATGCAGGCCCTCACAATGGCCAACACAGATCGTTCTGCTGTTGTTGCAGTTTGCTTATCTGTATCTGGGGTGAACCATCCTTCAGATCAGCAGAGGATGCTGGACTGGATCTG CAACCTATTCCCTCGCAATGCCAAGTTTTATGTGGAAAATGATGCGGTGGCGGCTTTAGCCAGTGGTACAATGGGAAAGCTACATGGCTGTGTATTGATTGCTGGCACAGGAAGCATTGCTTATGGGGTCACCGAAGATGGAAAAGTAGCGAGAGCAGCTGGTGCCGGTCCTGTCTTAGGCGACTGGGGTAG GTGGGCATATGCGGATCCATCTTGGGCCCGTATTGCAGCTCTTGTACCTGTTGTGGTATCTGCTGCTGAAGATGGTGACAAAGTAGCAAACACGATACTGCATGATGCAGTGCAAGAGTTGGCTGAAAGCGTTGTAGCTGTTGTTCGGCGCCTTACATTGTGTGGTGAAG ATGGGAAGGACCAATTTCCACTTGTATTGGTTGGAGGTGTCCTCGAAGGAAATAAGAAATGGGACATCAGTGGTGAGGTCATAAAATGCATTTCCAAAGTATTCCCAGGTGTCTGTCCTATTCGGCCCGAG GTGGAACCTGCAATTGGTGCGGCGTTGCTAGCTTCGAGCCATCTTCGTAAAGAGTCAAAGCTGCAAAATGGCAGCTGA
- the LOC123147458 gene encoding N-acetyl-D-glucosamine kinase isoform X1, whose product MGGYENGDSPAAAAWEGGVILGVDGGTTSTVCVCLPAAMPPPEAPGSVAVLSRAIAGCSNRNSIGENAALETLEQVMMQALTMANTDRSAVVAVCLSVSGVNHPSDQQRMLDWICNLFPRNAKFYVENDAVAALASGTMGKLHGCVLIAGTGSIAYGVTEDGKVARAAGAGPVLGDWGSGYGIAAQALTAVIKSHDGRGPQTNLTRDIIRKLEISSPDELIGWAYADPSWARIAALVPVVVSAAEDGDKVANTILHDAVQELAESVVAVVRRLTLCGEDGKDQFPLVLVGGVLEGNKKWDISGEVIKCISKVFPGVCPIRPEVEPAIGAALLASSHLRKESKLQNGS is encoded by the exons ATGGGCGGCTACGAGAACGGTGACTCGCCGGCGGCCGCCGCCTGGGAGGGCGGCGTGATCCTGGGCGTGGACGGAGGCACCACCAGCACCGTCTGCGTCTGCCTGCCGGCCGCAATGCCACCACCGGAGGCGCCCGGCTCCGTCGCCGTGCTCTCCCGCGCCATCGCCGGCTGCTCCAACCGTAATTCCATCGGAG AAAACGCTGCACTGGAAACTCTAGAACAGGTCATGATGCAGGCCCTCACAATGGCCAACACAGATCGTTCTGCTGTTGTTGCAGTTTGCTTATCTGTATCTGGGGTGAACCATCCTTCAGATCAGCAGAGGATGCTGGACTGGATCTG CAACCTATTCCCTCGCAATGCCAAGTTTTATGTGGAAAATGATGCGGTGGCGGCTTTAGCCAGTGGTACAATGGGAAAGCTACATGGCTGTGTATTGATTGCTGGCACAGGAAGCATTGCTTATGGGGTCACCGAAGATGGAAAAGTAGCGAGAGCAGCTGGTGCCGGTCCTGTCTTAGGCGACTGGGGTAG TGGCTATGGCATTGCTGCACAGGCCCTCACAGCAGTAATAAAATCACATGATGGCCGTGGACCACAAACTAATCTTACAAGAGATATCATTAGGAAGCTTGAAATTTCTTCACCAGATGAGTTGATTGG GTGGGCATATGCGGATCCATCTTGGGCCCGTATTGCAGCTCTTGTACCTGTTGTGGTATCTGCTGCTGAAGATGGTGACAAAGTAGCAAACACGATACTGCATGATGCAGTGCAAGAGTTGGCTGAAAGCGTTGTAGCTGTTGTTCGGCGCCTTACATTGTGTGGTGAAG ATGGGAAGGACCAATTTCCACTTGTATTGGTTGGAGGTGTCCTCGAAGGAAATAAGAAATGGGACATCAGTGGTGAGGTCATAAAATGCATTTCCAAAGTATTCCCAGGTGTCTGTCCTATTCGGCCCGAG GTGGAACCTGCAATTGGTGCGGCGTTGCTAGCTTCGAGCCATCTTCGTAAAGAGTCAAAGCTGCAAAATGGCAGCTGA